The genomic stretch CCAGTCCGGTGGTCCCTCCCAGCTTGAGCTTTACGATCACAAGCCCGGCCTCATGAAATGGGCGGGCACCGAGCTTCCCGAATCAGTTCGCCAGGGGCAGCGCCTCACCACCATGACGGCGAACCAAAAGCAGCTCATCCTGCCCGGCATCACCAAGTTTTCGCGCCACGGCAAAAGCGGGGCCACCGTCAGCGAATGGCTTCCCCATCTGGGCGAGGTCGCGGATGACCTCTGCTTCATCAAGTCCATGACCACGGACCAGATCAATCACGCCCCGGCCATGACGCAGTTCCTCACGGGCAACCAGATCCCCGGCAAGCCCAGCATGGGCGCCTGGGTCAGCTACGGCCTCGGCAGCCTGAACCAGAACCTGCCCGACTACCTCGTGCTCATCTCCAAAATGCAGCGCCCCAGCGACCAGCCGCTCTATGACCACTACTGGGGCAGCGGCTTCCTCCCGTCCCGCTACCAGGGCGTGAAGCTGCGCAACTCCAAGGACCCCGTGCTCTACCTGCGCGATCCCGACGGCCTCCCGCGCCACCTGCGCCGGGGCATGCTTGATGGCCTCGCCGAGCTCAACCAGATGCGCTTTGCCCAAACCAACGATGCCGAAATCACCACCCGCATCCGCCAGTATGAAATGGCCTACCGCATGCAGGCCAGCGTGCCAGAACTCACCGATCTCAGCGACGAGCCCGACTCCGTCTTCGACCTCTACGGTCCCGACTCCCGCCGTGTCGGCAGCTACGCGGCCAACTGCATCCTCGCCCGCCGCCTCGCCGAGCGCGGGGTGCGTTTCATCCAGCTCTTCCATCCCGACTGGGACCACCACAGCCGCCTGCCAAGCTGGTGCACCGCCCGTTGCCGCGATACCGACCAGCCCAGCGCCGCCCTCATCAAAGACTTGAAGCAACGCGGCCTCCTTGATGACACACTCGTCATCTGGGGCGGCGAATTCGGCCGCGGCGTCGCCGGCCAGGGCAAGTGGGACAGCCCCGAAGCCGGGCGCGACCACCACCCACGCTGCTTCACCATGTGGATGGCCGGCGGCGGCGTAAAGCCCGGCCTAACCTATGGTTCGACCGACGACTTCAGCTACAACGTCGCCGAAAACCCCGTCCATGTTCGCGATCTCCACGCTACCGTCATGCACCTCCTCGGCATCGAGCATGAACGCTTCACCTTCCGCTCCCAAGGCCTCGACTTCCGCCTCACCGGCGTGGAGCAGGCGAACGTGGTGAAGGGTGTGCTGGCGTGATTGCCAAAGCTTTCCATCACTGCCCGAAACACTAAGCCTAGCCAAAGCTTCGAACAGAGAGTCGCGAGTCTGCCATCCCGATGGACTAGGCGATCCGATTCACCACAACATCTCCAGTTAGGCCTTCCCCTTCCGCAGCGCCTGCTCCACCTCGCTCAACGGCAGGCAGTTGATCACGTCCTTCCGCGTCAGCCAGCCCTTGCGGGCCGCACGCACACCGAACAAAACATCCTGCAAGCCACGCGTGCTGTGCGCATCGGGATTGATGCTGCACTTCACCCCCTTTTCCTTCGCCAGCCGCCACCAGCGCCAGTCCATGTCCAGCCGCCAAGCGCTCGCATTCAGCTCGATGATCGTGCCCGTGGCCGCCGCCGCATCAATGATGGCCGGGATGTTCACCGCATAGGAGGGGCGCTGCAAAAGCAGCCGCCCCGTCACATGGCCCAGCATGGTCACATGCGGATTTTCAATCGCGCGGATGATGCGCTTCGTCATCTCCGCCTCAGGGAGATTAAAGACGTTGTGCACACTGGCCACACAGTAGTCCAGCTCCGATAAAAGCTCATCGCTGAAGTCCAGCGAGCCATCCTTCAGGATGTCCACCTCCGTGCCAGAGAACAGGCGGAAGTGCCCTTCAAATTCCTCATTCAGCGCATGAATCTCCGCGATCTGCGCCCGCAGCCGCACCTCATTCAGGCCATTGGCCTGGAAGCTCGACTTGCTGTGGTCCGCGATGCCCAGGTACTGCATCCCCAGGTCCCGCGCCGCCTCCGCCATCTCCCGCAGGCTGGCCGTACCATCGCTGGCCGTCGTGTGATTGTGAAACACCCCACGCAGATTTTCCAGCTCGATCAGGCGTGGCAACTGGCCATGCTCCGCCGCCTCAAACTCGCCTGAATTTTCACGCAGCTCCGGCTCAATGAAGTCCAGCCCCAGCGCTCGGTAGATCTCCGCCTCATTGTAGATCTCCTCCGGGATCGGCGGTGCCTCTTTGCCCTCCACCACCGTGAATCCGTATTCATTCAGCGACCACCCCTTATCCAGCGCCCGCTGTCGCATCACCACATTGTGCTCCTTGCTGCCGGTGAAATAGTTCAGCGCAAAAGGATACTCCGCGCTGCTCACCGCCCGCAGGTCGCACTGCAGGCCGCCTGCGGTGTAAATGCTGGCCTTCGTCCCGCCCTGGGCGATTACCTTCTCCACCATCGGCAGCCTAACAAAATCTGCGATCACCTCTTCTGGCTTCTTCGTCGCGCACAGAAAGTCCAGGTCATGGAGAGTTTCCTTACCCCGGCGGAAACTGCCGCAAACCTCCGCCCGCGACACCGCCGGGTGATCCCGCAGCGCCTCCAGCATCGTCTGCGCCACCGCATACACCTGGTCCACTCGGAATTCCGAAGCATGCGCATCCCGGAAGGCAATGCTCTCCAAAATCTTCACCACCGTCTTCTCACCAAAACCGCTGATCTTCGCCGCCGTCCCATCTTCACAGGCCACTTTCAGATCTGCAATCGAGCCGACGCCGAGTTGCGAATACAGCGCCGCGATTTTCTTCGGCCCCAGGCCCTGCACCTCGAAAAGCTCAAACAACCCCTCTGGAAATTCTGCCCGCAGCTTGTCAAAAAACTCCAGCTTCCCCGTCGTGGCCATCTCATGCAGCTTGTCCCGCAGGGCCTCGCCGATGCCCTTCACGCCCGCCAGCTTGCCATCTATTGCAAGTTGCATGATGTCACCCGGATAACTTTCGACCACTTCCGCACCTGTTTTGTACGCACGGATTTTGAACGGATTTTCCCCTTTAAGTTCTAGGAGAAGTGCAATTCGTTCGAGAATCTGGGCAGCGGTTTCGCGGGTCATCCCCTGAGCATGCAGAGAAAGATTCAAAAGACAAATGCACCGCGCAGGCGTAATTTTATGCACACTTGGCAGGCAGATTGCATGGCACCTTATGCCCCATGCCAGTGTTTGAAAGAATCGCCTAACGCTTCAAGTTCTCCTTAATTGGAGATTGCAGATTCTTTAACTTCTATTAAGTTTATATCAATGCACCTCATCACCTCTCTCCCGCGTAGCACGTGCGCCCGGCCAGGGATCGCCAGGCTGGGTCTGGCGCTCGCGGCGGGCATGCTGCTGAGTCACTGCACCTCCGCGCCTAAGTCGGAAGTCATCGTCAGCGTCAAGGACCAACGCATGGGCCTCTATGAACAGGGCGTCCTGAAAAAGCAGTACGTGGTCTCCACCTCGAAATTCGGCCTGGGCGATCAACCCAACAGCTACCGCACCCCCGTGGGCAAGCATGAGATCATTGCCAAGATCGGCAAGGGCCTGCCCGCTGGTGCCGTGCTCAAAAGCCGTTCCTGGAATGGCGAAGTCCTGAAGCCTAACGCCCCCGGGCGTGACCCCATCGTCTCCCGCATCCTCTGGCTGCGCGGTCTGGAAAGCAGCAACCGCAATGCGATGCGCCGTTATATTTACATCCACGGCACCACCGAGGAAAACCGCCTGGGCCAGCCTGCCAGCTACGGCTGCATCCGCATGGGCATGAAAGACGTGGTGGAAGTCTTCGATGGCGTCGGCATCGGTGCCAAGGTCGTCGTCACCAAAGATCACCTCCCTCACGGTAAAAAAGCCGACGAGCCTAAAGTCGAGCCTGTGGCTGAACCTGCCGCCGCCCCTGCCCCTGTGACACCTCCAGCCGCCACACCGCAGATCGCCGTGGCCCCCGCACCGACGGGCCCGCAGACTCCCGAAAAAACCGCCGCCCTGGCCGCTGCCGCCGCCGCTCCTGTGCCCGCAGCCCCAATCCCTCTGGTCGAAGAGCCCAAGTCCTCTCTCTTCTCCTTCCTGCCGTGGTCCCGCAAAGCCAAGCCCGCCGAAGTCGCCCCCGCCCCGGTCATTGCTCCGCAGCCTGAAGCCAAGGTCAAGGTTTCCGTCACCAACAAAAAGTCCGGTGTCAAAACGGATGGAGTTCACCAGATCGGCCCCATCGCCCCAGAGCCCATCGCCAAAGGCAAAGGCAAAAAGGACCGCGTGGAAAAAGTCTCTTCTGCCACCAGCACCCTCACCCGCTTGCTCGGTCGCAACGCCCACAGTTAAAGCCCCCCCTGGCGTAACCCTTTCAAAAAGCACCCCGAAACGGGTGCTTTTTTGTGTTTGGTGCCCTCTCAAAAGCACGCCTCCAAACCCCATGCCCTGGCGGGCGCAGCTACGCGCTGTAGCTGCCTGCGCCAGCAGGTGGCCCGTGCCGAAAGGTCTCATACCCCAACCTTCCCCAACGCCCCCAAGGAGCGGGACTTGCCAAGTCCCGGCCACTGAACCTGCGCACATCTCACGCATCCTCTCACCCAAACAATGGAAAAAGATGTGATATAAGATGGATGATTATACCGACTAACAAAAAGGGTAATATGCATGCAACGCACCCCAAAGCACCCTTCCTGTTAATCCTGAAATTTTGTCAATCCTGTTAAAAAAGTCCGCCACCGCGCTCGGGTCCACGTCCGCCACCAGCACCTCCAAACCACGAGACTCAGCAAGTCCCACTCCTTGGACTCAAACTTTGGGTCGGTCTACCACTCCGCTCTCGCCAGCTCTGCTGGTGTGTAGCCTTTAGGCGATCTGGAGAAGGTCCGGCAGGTCATTGAGTCGGCCTAAAGGCTAAACACCAACAGACCCAACAAACCACCCCCATCCAGGACCCTTTGCCGCACTTCCTGTTAATCCTGTCTAAAAACCTCCGTCCCCCAAAACTAAAAACCCCCAGGCACCGGCGCGCCTGAGGGTCTTCGAAACGGTCCTTTCAGACCGCCATTAAAACTTGTTTGCCTGGATCACGTCCTTCTCGCCCTTCAGGTAGTTCACCAGATTCAGCGTCGCGCGCATCGCCTGGCGCGGCACGCTTTCATAAGTGCGGGAGCCGATGTGCGGTGTGATGAGTGCCTTCGGGTGCTTCAGCAGCGCGTGGTCCGCCGGTGGTGGCTCCTCGTCCAGCACGTCGGTTCCGTAACCACCGATCGTGCCGGCATCCAGCGCGGCGATCATGTCCGGCATGTGTACCAGCTCCGCGCGGGAAGTGTTCACCACCAGCAGGCCCGGCTTGGCCAGGGCAATGCGGTCCGCACGCACCAGATGACGGGTGCTTTCGCTGAGGTTTGCATGCAGGCTCAGCACATCCACCGCTGCGATCAGGCTCTCGATGGTCTCATGGCGGGTCACGTTGTTTTCCTTCGCAAAGGCTTCCGGCCAGTAGATGTCCATACCATGCACTTCCATGCCAAAGGCGATCGCCCGCTTCGCCACTTCCTGGCCGATGCGGCCCAGGCCCACGATGCCGATCTTCTTGTTCCAGATCTCATTGCCCGTCACCCGCTTCCACTGCCCGGCGCGCACCGAGTTGGCGCTGTCCACCAGATTGCGCACCAGGGCCAGCAGCAGGCAAAAGGTGTGCTCCGCCACCGTCGTGTGATTCACGCCCGGAGTGAAGAGCACCGGCAGCTTCCGCGCCGTGCATTCCTCGACATTGATCTTGTCCAGCCCGATGCCGTATTTGCTGATCACCCGCAGCCGGGGCTGCGCCTTGTCCAGCACCGCCGTGGTGATCTCGTCATCGCCGCACAGAAAGGCATCAAACTGACCTGCCAATTCCAGCATCTTGCTTTCCGGCAGAGGGCCGCGTTCGCGATGAATCTCATACCCCTGGGATTCGAGCAAAGCATGATGGTCGCCGGGAGTGTCTTGGTAGCTGGTGGTAGTGAGCAGAACGCGCATGGTAAAGACCTTCAGCATGGGCGGATTGCCCGTCTCGGCAAGAGGCATTCTCCATCCCCGGATCACCCCATCACCGCAAAGCGCCCTTGACCTCCTTGACCTCGCAATGAGCACTGCCCCCCTCTGCTTTCTACTTTCATCTTTCTGTTTTTCTCCTCTCCCCTCCCCTCTCACACCAGCAGCAGCGCGCGGGAAAAATCCGCCACCGTGAGGCGGGCGGGCACGGGGGTGCCGGGCTCCAGCAGGATGGGCTCCGCCTCCTCCGGGCGAAAGGCCAGCACCTCGCGTCCATTCGGCAGCGTGGCGTGCCACGTGCGCGGGCAGTGCGGGCTGCGGATCGTCACCGTCGTTTCTACAGTCTCAGGAATCATGTTCAGGGTTTCACAGGTTGTGCCTTCTTCACCTCGGCAGGTGCAGCAGGTTCGGTTCGTTTTTTGGCAGCGGGCCATTTCAGCGGGCTGCCTTGCAGGTGAGTGCGCGCACCCAGCATGTCCACCGCACGCTGCAGCACCGTGTCGCGAAGCGCAGGGCGGTCATCGGCCAGCTCCTCGCCCGCGCTGCGGCGGATGTAGGAGTCCAGCTCCGGATTCTTCCGTGCGATCAGCGCAGCCTCATTGTAGCGCACGCGGCTGTGGTCAAACAGGCTCTCCTTCACCGGCCCCGCAGCATCAAAGAACTGCCGCTTCACCGCCACCGGCAGGTCTAACAAAAAGTCTGGCATTACCCCCTCGCGGAAGAGCGACCGGTCCCCCGCCAGCAGCATCTCCGCCCGCGCAAAGCGCAGCACCCACTCCGCATCCAGCGGCAGCGTCTCATAGCGCACCGTGGCACCTCGCGTCTTGCTACCGATAATGAGCGCCTGCTTCCGCTCCCGCAGCACCGCCGCCATCGTCTCCCCCAGGTTGCAGGTTTCCGCATCCACCAGCACAACCAGCGGCTGCGTCCAAACGGGTCCGCGATTGGCGATGAAAAGCTGCGCATCCTCGCGCCCCACCTGCTTCAGCTTGAACATCAGTTCTGCACGCGGCACGAACAGCTCCAGCATCGCCGCCGCCACGGCAAAGTCCCCCGGCGGCACTGCGCTGCGCAGGTCCAGAATCAGGTAGGGCACCTTCGCCTCCACCTGTTTTTTCAGGTGCAGCTCCATCTGCCCCGCCTCCTCCTCCGCAAAGGCCAGCGGCCGCAGGTAGGCGATCTCCGGCGTCAGCATCTCCGCCAGCACCCCGCGCCGCAGCACCGGGCGCTCCGCCTCCGCCTTGCGGATCAGCTCCGCCCCCAGATCCAGCCGCTCCAGCAGCCCCTGAAAGGCCGCCCGGTTCAGCTCATCATAGGTCAGGTCACCGCCGCGGATGTACTCGCTGCGCAGGATCTGAAAGGCCGCCTGCACCGCCGTCTGCGACACCTCCTCCACCTTCGCCGCTGCATCTTCCGCCACGGCACCCGGCTGCGGCTTTGCCACCTCCGCCGCCAGGGCAGACCCGGCCAGCAGGGACCATGCGAGCATCGTTTTCATAAGGCGGAATTCTTCAGGTGATTCAGCGCATGCACGCTGCCGGTCCCGCCTTCCCAGGCATAGAACTCCGCAATCGCCGCGCTGACGTAACGCTTCGCCCGGGCCACCGCTTCCTGCAATGGCAAACCCTGCCCCAGCCCCGTGGCGATGCTGGCCGAATACGTGCAGCCCGTGCCATGCGTCTGCACCCCAGGCGTGCGCGCCGCCTCATGCCAGGTCAGCTCACCCTTCACACACAGCACATCCGCCGCCGCCCCCGCCAGGTGCCCGCCCTTCAGCAGCACCGCCGTGCCAAACCGGGCCGCCAGGGCCAGCGCGCAGTCCACCATCTCCTCCCGCGTCGTCACTGGCCGCCCCCACAGCACCCCGGCCTCATCCATGTTCGGGGTGATCACCGTCGCCAGCGGCAGCAGTTGGGTGGCCACCGCCTCGATGGCGTCATCCTCCAGCAGCTTGCCCCCGCCCGTGGCCACCATCACCGGGTCCACCACCAGCGGCGTGCCCGCCGGGGCCAGCACACGCCAGGTCTGCACCACCGCCTCCACCTGTGCCCGCCCGCCCAGCATCCCTGTCTTCGCCGCAGCGATGGGAAAGCCCTCGAACAATACCCGGATCTGGTCCGCCACCATCGCCGCCTCCAAAAGCTGCACCCGCGAAACCCTCCCCGGTGTCTCCGAAACCACGCTCGTCAGCGCATTCAGCGCATACCCGCCCAGGGCCGAGATGGCCTTCAGATCCGCCTGCACCCCAGCCCCACAGGAAGAGTCAGAACCGGCGATGGTGAGGATGGGTAGCGGGGACATGGAGGAGGAAAGGAAACGTCAAGCTTGGTCAATGAGTCAAGGAAGGTCAAGGGAGAGAACCCACCCTGGAAGAATACAAAAAAAAACGGCCGGGCACACAGCCCGGCCGTCATTAAAAACAGTCGTGTCAGCAGAGGAAGATTATTCCACGCCCTTCCAGGCACCAAAGGCAGCGCCGGACTCGATCCACTTCTTCACCAGCGCCTGCTCTTCAGCGGTCACGCGGTCGCCCTTGCCTTCTGGGGGCATAGCAAATTCGTCAGACTCAGGCAGCGCCATCGTCTTCAGCATCCAGCTGGCGTCCGGCTTGCCGGCCACCACGTTTTCAGCCGGATACTCTTTGCCGCCCTTCATGATGGCTTCGGCATTGTCCAGGCGCAGACCGCCCTTCGGCTTCTTGATCTTGCCATTGTCTTCCTTTTCCTTCTCATGGCACTTGAAGCACTTCTGCTTCAGGATCGGCAGGATCTGCTTTTCAAAATCCACTCCTCCATCCTGGGCGGAGGCGGTGGAGACGGCAAAGGCAGCGGCAAAGGCCGCAAGGGTGAGCTTGTTTTTCATGGGGTGGTATTTATAATTTAGGTCGCAGTGGCTCTTTTGGTCAAGCACAAGCAAGCTCAATTGAGACAATCAGCCCGCCGGATTCCCGGTTCCGCGCACTCACATTCCCGCCGCAGGACTCCACACACGTCTTCACGATGGAAAGGCCCAGTCCCGTGCCGCCCGTCTCCCGCGCCCTTGCCACATCCACCCGGTAAAAGGGCTCGAACAACCGTGGCAGGCTCGCCTCCGGCACGCCCGGCCCCGCATCCGCGATCTGCAGCGTCACCACTTTTTTCGCCACCGTCGCCGTCACCTCCAGCACAGATCCCGGCGCATGCAGCAGCCCATTGCGCACCACATTGCCAACCGCCCGGCGCAGCATCTCCGGTGCCGCCATCACCGCCAGCCCCGCAGGCATCTGCACCCGGTACTGGCTGGCGGGCACGCCCTCCAGTTGCAGCATGCATTCCACCAGTGGCTGCAGCATCACCGCCTCCGGTGCCTTCGCCTTTTGCCCCAGCGCGGCCTTGGAAAACGACAGCAGCTCATCCACCAGGGCCGAAATCTGCCGCAGCTCATCCCGCACATCCGACAGCCGATAAGCCTCCGCACCATCCAGGCGCGGCTCCAGGATGCCCAGGCTCATCTCCATCCGCGCGATGGGCCCGCACAGCTCATGCGCCACATCGCCGAGGAAGCGCTTCTGCCCGCGCAGCAGCCCCTCCAGTTGCAGCGCCATCTGGTTCACCCCATGCGCCAGCCGGCCGATCTCGTCGCCCCGGTCCTCCGGCACCCGTACATCAAAGCGCCCTTTCGCGATCTGCTCCGTCACATGCAAATTCGCCCGGATGCTGCCCGTGATGCTGCGCACAAACGGCAGCCACAGCAGGGCCGAAATGGCCACCGCCCCAAAGATGCTCAGCAGCCACGGTCGCGTATCAAAAAACAACCCGCCACCCGTCATCGAGTCCGTGCTGATCAGCAGCAGCAGGTGCCCCTCCTCCCGCTTCCATCCCGGCGGTGGCGGCAGTCGCACCCCCGCATAATACAGCGCCGGATCACCCGCCTGGACCAGAAAGGTGCCAAACCGCGCCGGGATGTTCTCCCGCCGCCGTTCATCCTCCGCACCCTGTCCCCCCGGCGGCCCATCGCGGTCCGGCGGCGGTGGCCGGCGGCCCTCCTCCGGCAGCGGATCGCCCAGCAAAAAGGCCTCCAGATCATCCAGCGGCGGCGGTGGCCGGCCCTGCCCAGGCGGCGGCGGGCGGCCCTGGTCCCCACGCCTCTCCGGCGGATTCATCTCCCGGATGATCTTTTTCAGATCCGTCGGCACCGTGATCACATCCCCCATCATCACCCGTTCCGGGATCGTCACCAGCGTCACCTTCGCCCCATATGGCCTGCCGCGTGACTTCAAAACCTCATCCCACTGCCCGCGCGGCTGGTTGCCCAGATCCTCATACACCGCCTGGCCGATGACTTGCAGCCTGTCCCCCGCGATGCCCCCCAGCGCCCCCTGCAACCCCTCCGCAAACTGCCACTTCAGCACCAGCACAAACACCACCCCCAGCACCACCACATTCACCAGCAGCCACAGCAGGATGCGGGTGTACAGATTCACAGAGCGCAGTTTCATAAATTCAAAGCCTGGCATGGGAAAAAGGGGCGTGTAGGGCGTGGGGATGGTGGTTTGTGGGTCTGCATTCTGGACGGACCTGCGGGGCCATCCCTCCTCCCTTCCTCAGCCCGTGGCATGGATGAAAAGGTAGCCCGCACTGCGCACCGTCCGGATAAACCGGGGCTCATGCGCATCGTCGCGCAACTTTCGTCTCAGGGCCGCAATGTGGACGTCAATGCTGCGGTCAAAAACCTCATACTCCCGGTCCCTCAGCGACTCGATTAGCGCCTCGCGCGACCGGATCCTACCGCGCGACTTCATCAGCGCCGAAAGGATGTCAAACTCCACCGGCGTCAGGTTCAGCACCCGGTCCTCCAGCGTCGCCACCCGCACATCCAGGTTCAGCCGCAGCGGCCCGGAGATCAGCTCCTTCGCCACTGGCTCCACCGCCACCGCCGTCTGCGTCAAAGACGCCCGCCGCGTCACCGCCCGCAGTCGCGCCAGCAGCTCCCGGCTGGAAAAAGTCTTCGGCAGATAATCATCCGCGCCGATCTCCAGGCCCACGATCCGGTCCGCCTCATCCCCCCGCGCCGTCAGCATCAGGATGGGCACCGCCGACTTCGCCCGCACCCGGCGCAGCACCTCATAGCCATCGCAGCCCGGCAGCATCAGATCCAAAATCACCGCATGCCACGGCTCCGCGATCGCCCGCTCCGCCCCCTCCGGCCCCGTGTGCTCCATCCCCACCGCATAGCCCAGCGGCTCCAGGTAATCGCGGATCAGACCGCACAATTTGCGGTCGTCATCGATCACCAGAACGTGGGTCAGACCATCGGTAAAGGCATGTTTATCAGAAGACATCGTCCCCAATTGTAAAGGTGCAATCCCTTAAGTGAGAACACATTTACACGATCTTAACAAATTTACAGGTCCATCCACACACCAGCTTTACAAGCCAGCCGAATACTCAATGCACCCACTCACTTCACCCGTTCACCTGCCCTCGCGATGTCCGCCCACCCCCACCCACCCCTGCCCCGGTCGGCTGAAAACTCCCCCCTCTGCGATGACTTCTGCCGCACCCACTGGCAGCACCTCTACCACATCGCCCGCCAGCGCGGCTGCGATCCCCAGACCGCCCAGGATGCCGTGCAGGATCTCTTCCTCAGCCTCGTCCGCCGGGGCATCCTCGCCCTCCTTTCCCGCCAGCCCCCCGCCACCCAGGTCCGCTTCCTCACCATCCGCCTCCGCTGCATCCTCATCAACCGCTGGCGCGGCAGCACCCGCCAGCGCCGGGGCGGCCCCCAGACCACCCTTTCCCTGGACGACGAGCACGTGCCCGAGCCCGCCCACCACGACACCCCCGCCAGCCTGCACGACCACGCCTGGCTCAGCGGCTGCCTCACCCTCGCCCTCACCCGCCTGCGCCAGCAGACCCCCGCCCCCACCTGGCAGCAGCTCCAGCCCCACCTCCTAGGCGAGCAGCACGCCCCCCAGCCCTCCGGCACCCAACGCGTGGCCCTCCACCGCGCCCGCAAAAAGCTCCGCCGCCTCGTCCGCGAAGCCATGCACAC from Prosthecobacter algae encodes the following:
- a CDS encoding HAMP domain-containing sensor histidine kinase; protein product: MKLRSVNLYTRILLWLLVNVVVLGVVFVLVLKWQFAEGLQGALGGIAGDRLQVIGQAVYEDLGNQPRGQWDEVLKSRGRPYGAKVTLVTIPERVMMGDVITVPTDLKKIIREMNPPERRGDQGRPPPPGQGRPPPPLDDLEAFLLGDPLPEEGRRPPPPDRDGPPGGQGAEDERRRENIPARFGTFLVQAGDPALYYAGVRLPPPPGWKREEGHLLLLISTDSMTGGGLFFDTRPWLLSIFGAVAISALLWLPFVRSITGSIRANLHVTEQIAKGRFDVRVPEDRGDEIGRLAHGVNQMALQLEGLLRGQKRFLGDVAHELCGPIARMEMSLGILEPRLDGAEAYRLSDVRDELRQISALVDELLSFSKAALGQKAKAPEAVMLQPLVECMLQLEGVPASQYRVQMPAGLAVMAAPEMLRRAVGNVVRNGLLHAPGSVLEVTATVAKKVVTLQIADAGPGVPEASLPRLFEPFYRVDVARARETGGTGLGLSIVKTCVESCGGNVSARNRESGGLIVSIELACA
- a CDS encoding S41 family peptidase; translated protein: MKTMLAWSLLAGSALAAEVAKPQPGAVAEDAAAKVEEVSQTAVQAAFQILRSEYIRGGDLTYDELNRAAFQGLLERLDLGAELIRKAEAERPVLRRGVLAEMLTPEIAYLRPLAFAEEEAGQMELHLKKQVEAKVPYLILDLRSAVPPGDFAVAAAMLELFVPRAELMFKLKQVGREDAQLFIANRGPVWTQPLVVLVDAETCNLGETMAAVLRERKQALIIGSKTRGATVRYETLPLDAEWVLRFARAEMLLAGDRSLFREGVMPDFLLDLPVAVKRQFFDAAGPVKESLFDHSRVRYNEAALIARKNPELDSYIRRSAGEELADDRPALRDTVLQRAVDMLGARTHLQGSPLKWPAAKKRTEPAAPAEVKKAQPVKP
- the thiD gene encoding bifunctional hydroxymethylpyrimidine kinase/phosphomethylpyrimidine kinase is translated as MSPLPILTIAGSDSSCGAGVQADLKAISALGGYALNALTSVVSETPGRVSRVQLLEAAMVADQIRVLFEGFPIAAAKTGMLGGRAQVEAVVQTWRVLAPAGTPLVVDPVMVATGGGKLLEDDAIEAVATQLLPLATVITPNMDEAGVLWGRPVTTREEMVDCALALAARFGTAVLLKGGHLAGAAADVLCVKGELTWHEAARTPGVQTHGTGCTYSASIATGLGQGLPLQEAVARAKRYVSAAIAEFYAWEGGTGSVHALNHLKNSAL
- the polX gene encoding DNA polymerase/3'-5' exonuclease PolX → MTRETAAQILERIALLLELKGENPFKIRAYKTGAEVVESYPGDIMQLAIDGKLAGVKGIGEALRDKLHEMATTGKLEFFDKLRAEFPEGLFELFEVQGLGPKKIAALYSQLGVGSIADLKVACEDGTAAKISGFGEKTVVKILESIAFRDAHASEFRVDQVYAVAQTMLEALRDHPAVSRAEVCGSFRRGKETLHDLDFLCATKKPEEVIADFVRLPMVEKVIAQGGTKASIYTAGGLQCDLRAVSSAEYPFALNYFTGSKEHNVVMRQRALDKGWSLNEYGFTVVEGKEAPPIPEEIYNEAEIYRALGLDFIEPELRENSGEFEAAEHGQLPRLIELENLRGVFHNHTTASDGTASLREMAEAARDLGMQYLGIADHSKSSFQANGLNEVRLRAQIAEIHALNEEFEGHFRLFSGTEVDILKDGSLDFSDELLSELDYCVASVHNVFNLPEAEMTKRIIRAIENPHVTMLGHVTGRLLLQRPSYAVNIPAIIDAAAATGTIIELNASAWRLDMDWRWWRLAKEKGVKCSINPDAHSTRGLQDVLFGVRAARKGWLTRKDVINCLPLSEVEQALRKGKA
- a CDS encoding DUF1501 domain-containing protein; translation: MSDSPLHTTRRYFLGQCTGVSVGSMALSSLLGQASAASQAPALGLPGLPHFAPKAKRVIFLTQSGGPSQLELYDHKPGLMKWAGTELPESVRQGQRLTTMTANQKQLILPGITKFSRHGKSGATVSEWLPHLGEVADDLCFIKSMTTDQINHAPAMTQFLTGNQIPGKPSMGAWVSYGLGSLNQNLPDYLVLISKMQRPSDQPLYDHYWGSGFLPSRYQGVKLRNSKDPVLYLRDPDGLPRHLRRGMLDGLAELNQMRFAQTNDAEITTRIRQYEMAYRMQASVPELTDLSDEPDSVFDLYGPDSRRVGSYAANCILARRLAERGVRFIQLFHPDWDHHSRLPSWCTARCRDTDQPSAALIKDLKQRGLLDDTLVIWGGEFGRGVAGQGKWDSPEAGRDHHPRCFTMWMAGGGVKPGLTYGSTDDFSYNVAENPVHVRDLHATVMHLLGIEHERFTFRSQGLDFRLTGVEQANVVKGVLA
- a CDS encoding L,D-transpeptidase, with amino-acid sequence MHLITSLPRSTCARPGIARLGLALAAGMLLSHCTSAPKSEVIVSVKDQRMGLYEQGVLKKQYVVSTSKFGLGDQPNSYRTPVGKHEIIAKIGKGLPAGAVLKSRSWNGEVLKPNAPGRDPIVSRILWLRGLESSNRNAMRRYIYIHGTTEENRLGQPASYGCIRMGMKDVVEVFDGVGIGAKVVVTKDHLPHGKKADEPKVEPVAEPAAAPAPVTPPAATPQIAVAPAPTGPQTPEKTAALAAAAAAPVPAAPIPLVEEPKSSLFSFLPWSRKAKPAEVAPAPVIAPQPEAKVKVSVTNKKSGVKTDGVHQIGPIAPEPIAKGKGKKDRVEKVSSATSTLTRLLGRNAHS
- a CDS encoding response regulator transcription factor gives rise to the protein MSSDKHAFTDGLTHVLVIDDDRKLCGLIRDYLEPLGYAVGMEHTGPEGAERAIAEPWHAVILDLMLPGCDGYEVLRRVRAKSAVPILMLTARGDEADRIVGLEIGADDYLPKTFSSRELLARLRAVTRRASLTQTAVAVEPVAKELISGPLRLNLDVRVATLEDRVLNLTPVEFDILSALMKSRGRIRSREALIESLRDREYEVFDRSIDVHIAALRRKLRDDAHEPRFIRTVRSAGYLFIHATG
- a CDS encoding phosphoglycerate dehydrogenase gives rise to the protein MPLAETGNPPMLKVFTMRVLLTTTSYQDTPGDHHALLESQGYEIHRERGPLPESKMLELAGQFDAFLCGDDEITTAVLDKAQPRLRVISKYGIGLDKINVEECTARKLPVLFTPGVNHTTVAEHTFCLLLALVRNLVDSANSVRAGQWKRVTGNEIWNKKIGIVGLGRIGQEVAKRAIAFGMEVHGMDIYWPEAFAKENNVTRHETIESLIAAVDVLSLHANLSESTRHLVRADRIALAKPGLLVVNTSRAELVHMPDMIAALDAGTIGGYGTDVLDEEPPPADHALLKHPKALITPHIGSRTYESVPRQAMRATLNLVNYLKGEKDVIQANKF
- a CDS encoding c-type cytochrome domain-containing protein; translation: MKNKLTLAAFAAAFAVSTASAQDGGVDFEKQILPILKQKCFKCHEKEKEDNGKIKKPKGGLRLDNAEAIMKGGKEYPAENVVAGKPDASWMLKTMALPESDEFAMPPEGKGDRVTAEEQALVKKWIESGAAFGAWKGVE